The Triticum dicoccoides isolate Atlit2015 ecotype Zavitan chromosome 6A, WEW_v2.0, whole genome shotgun sequence genome has a window encoding:
- the LOC119317803 gene encoding dihydropyrimidine dehydrogenase (NADP(+)), chloroplastic-like: MESLTLRASPSSTASPLLRLPGRRRAASVRVSASGAGEPDLSVTVNGLKMPNPFVIGSGPPGTNYTVMKRAFDEGWGGVIAKTVSLDAGKVINVTPRYARLRADPNGSTKSPIIGWQNIELISDRPLETMLNEFKQLKKEYPDRILIGSIMEEYNKAAWHELIERVEESGVDALEINFSCPHGMPERKMGAAVGQDCALLEEVSGWINEKATVPVWSKMTPNITDITQPSRIALKSGSEGIAAINTIMSVMGIDLKTLRPEPCVEGYSTPGGYSARAVHPIALAKVMQIARLIKEEFPEGRSLSAIGGVETGNDAAEFILLGADTVQVCTGVMMHGYGLVKKLCTELQDFMRMHDFTSIEDFRGASLPYFTTHTDLVQRQKEAIKQRKAIRMGLQSDKDWTGDGFVKETESMVSN; the protein is encoded by the exons ATGGAGTCGCTGACTCTGCGCGCCTCGCCGTCGTCGACCGCCTCGCCGCTGCTCCGCCTGCCCGGCCGGCGGCGCGCGGCGTCCGTCCGCGTCTccgcctccggcgccggcgagccgGACCTGTCCGTGACCGTGAACGGGCTGAAGATGCCCAACCCGTTCGTGATCGGCTCCGGCCCCCCCGGCACCAACTACACCGTCATGAAGCGCGCCTTCGACGAGGGCTGGGGCGGCGTCATCGCCAAGACC GTGTCCTTGGATGCTGGAAAAGTTATCAATGTAACTCCTCGCTATGCTCGGCTCAGGGCAGATCCTAATGGATCTACCAAGAGTCCTATCATTGGATGGCAGAACATTGAACTTATCAGTGATCGACCTCTCGAGACAATGCTTAACGAGTTCAAGCAACTGAAGAAGGAATACCCTGATAGGATACTCATTGGCTCAATAATGGAGGAATACAACAAAGCAGCATGGCATGAGCTTATTGAACGTGTTGAGGAATCTGGAGTG GATGCTCTTGAGATAAATTTCTCATGCCCACATGGCATGCCTGAGCGAAAAATGGGTGCCGCTGTTGGACAGGACTGTGCCTTGTTAGAGGAGGTTTCTGGTTGGATAAATGAGAAGGCCACCGTGCCTGTTTGGTCTAAGATGACTCCTAACATTACAGATATTACACAG CCTTCAAGGATTGCTCTTAAGTCAGGTTCTGAAGGAATTGCCGCTATCAACACAATTATGAGTGTGATGGGAATTGATCTCAAAACTTTGCGCCCAGAACCTTGTGTGGAGGG GTACTCCACACCTGGAGGATATTCTGCGAGAGCTGTGCACCCTATAGCACTTGCGAAAGTCATGCAGATAGCAAGACTGATCAAAGAGGAATTTCCTGAAGGTCGATCCCTCTCCGCCATTGGCGGTGTTGAAACCGGCAATGATGCTGCTGAGTTTATTCTACTTGGTGCAGATACTGTACAG GTATGCACAGGTGTAATGATGCATGGTTATGGCCTTGTGAAGAAGCTGTGTACAGAGTTGCAGGATTTTATGAGAATGCACGACTTTACATCAATTGAAGATTTCCGAGG GGCGTCTCTCCCCTACTTCACGACGCACACGGACCTGGTGCAGCGGCAGAAGGAGGCGATCAAGCAGCGGAAGGCCATCAGGATGGGCCTGCAGTCGGACAAGGACTGGACCGGCGACGGGTTCGTCAAGGAGACCGAGAGCATGGTCTCCAACTGA